CCGTGCGGGCCGGCGCGGTGGGCTACCTGCTGAAGGACGTGGCGCGCCGCGAGCTGCTGCAGGCCGTGCGCGACGCCGCCGTGGGCCGCGCGACGCTGCACCCCGTGGCGCGCGAGCAGCTCCGGCGCGACCGCCTCGGCCGCCGTCCGCCCGAGGCGAAGCGCGCGCCGATGCCCACGCTCACGCGTCGCGAGCGCGAGGTGCTGGCGCTCGTCGCGTCCGGGGAGAGCAACAAGCGCATCGCCGGCACGCTCGGGCTGAGCGAGGGGACCGTGAAGGGCTACGTCAGCGCCGCGTACGAGAAGATTGGCGCGCGCGACCGCGCGCAGGCGGTGCTGTGGGCGGTGCGGAACGGCCTCGCGTCCTGACGCGACGCGTCAGCCTTCCGTCGCGTCGCCGGCGTTCGTGCCCTCGGTGGCGTAGCCGTCGGCGCGCCCCGCCGCGGCGAGGCCCAGCTTGCGGATGAGACGCGTGGCGACGAGCTGCTCCTCGCCGTCGAGGCCCGCGACCGCCTCGCGGATGGCCGCGGCGTGCTCGGGGAATACGCGGCGGACGAACGCGGTACCCTCGTCGGTGAGCACGGCGTAGCGGGCCCGCCGGTCCTCCAGGCAGGCGTCGCGGCGCACGAAGCCGCGGCGCTCGAGTCGGTCGACCAGGTACGTCACGCCGCCGCTCGAGACGAGCAGCTTGCGCTGCACCTCGCCGAGGAGCAGCGGGCCTTTGTGGTAGAGCGCCTCGAGCACGCCGAACTCGGCGAGGGTCATCCCGTACTGGGCGATGTGCTCGCTCGCGCGGTCGGTGATCGCGGCGTGCGCGCGCGAGAGCACGACCCACAGCTTCAGCGCGTCGCGCTCGTGGGCGCCGACGTCGGGCTCGGAGAGGCGTCGAGGGGTGGCGGTCATCGTGTCGAAAGATAGCTCACCGCCGAGACTCCGGCACGAGTGACCCGCGTCACCGAAAGCCCCCGTCGTCGGCGTCGCGATGGCACGAGGGTCGCCAAGCGCGCCGTCCCGCGAGCCGCGGGCGGTCACCGGCTCCCGAACTGATCGACCAGACGACCGCGTCGACATTTCAGGAGGACCGTCGTGAGTCATCGTGCAAGAGCTGCCGCAGTCGCCACCGTCGTTCGTTTCGTTCCGCTGGTGCTGCTCGCCGGGGCGCTCGCGTGCTCGACCGACCAGCGCTCGATCACCGCGCCGTCGGACGCCGCTCGGCTCGACAAGAACAAGAGGAACCTCCCGTCCGCGCCGCAGAGCGTGCAGGCGACGGCGGGCGATGCGCAGGCCACGGTCGCGTGGCAGCCGCCGAGAAGCACCGGCACGAGCGCGCTCGTGAGCTACACCGTGACGTCGTCGCCGGGCGGCATCACGGCGACCGTGGCCGCGTCGGCGACCACTGCCACCGTCGCGGGGCTCACGAACGGCACGACGTACACGTTCACCGTGGTCGCGACGAACGCGTCCGGCTCTGGTCCCGCGTCGAGCCCGTCGAATGCGGTGACGCCGAAGGCCGCGACCGCGCCTAACGCGTCGCCGACGGCGACGATCAGCGCGCCGACGAGCGGCGCGAGCGTCGCGCAGGGCGCGAGCGTGACGTTCACCGGCGCCGGCAGCGATCCGGAGGACGGCGCGCTCTCCGGTGCGTCGCTCGTCTGGACGAGCTCCATCAACGGGCAGATCGGCACCGGCACGTCGTTCAGCACGACGACGCTCTCGGCGGGCACGCACACCATCACGCTCACCGCGACCGACTCGAAGGGCGCGAAAGGGAGCGCGACCGTGACCATCACGGTGACCGCGTCGGCGCCGGCGCCGAGCGCGCGTTGGGTGAGCGGGTACTACGTCGGCTATCAGCGGTCGCTGTACCCCGAGACGAGCGTCGACTTCACGTACATGACGCACGTCATCGTCGGCGCCGCGGAGCCGACGGGGAGCGGCGCGGGGCTCGACACGACGTTCTTCATCGACAACACGAACGGCCCGAAGATGGCGCGCAACCTCACCGCACGGGCGCACTCCTTCGGCCGCAAGGCAATCATGATGCTCGGCGGCGCGGGCTGGCACAATCAGCTCGTCACCGCGACGAACTCGACGTACCGCGCGGCGTTCGTGTCGAACCTCGTGAAGGCGATGAACGCGTTCGGCTTCGACGGCATCGACGTCGACTGGGAGCCGGTGAACAGCGCCGACGAGCCGCAGGCCCTGCAGTTCCTGAAGGATCTGCGCGCGGCGAAGCCGGGGATCATCATCACGTTCCCCGTCGGCTGGGTGAACGCGAACTTCGGTCTGTCCGACACCTTCGCTGCGCAGATCGCGCCGTACGTCGATCAGATCAACGTCATGTCGTATCAGATGGCCGACAACTGGGGCGGCTGGCTGAGCTGGCACTCCGCGGCGCTGTACGGCGAGGCCGCCAACCACCCGAGCTCCGTGTCGAGCAGCGTGCGCGCGTACGTCGCTGTCGGCGTGCCGGCGGCGAAGCTCGGCGTGGGCATCGGCGCGTACGGCTCGTGCTGGAGCGGCACGAACGCGGTGCTGCAGACGCTCGGCTCGACCGCCGGTGTCGTGGCGAGCGACAACGTGATGAGCTACGCGAACATCATGAGCTCGTACTACTCGTCGACGGCCTACAAGTGGGACGCGACGGCACAGATGGGCTACCTGAGCTTCGCGTCGGCGACCGGGCCGCAGGGGTGCACGATGGTCTCCTACGAGGATCCGCAGTCGGTGAGCGCGAAGGGCGCCTATGCGAAGAGCCAGGGCCTCGGCGGCGCCATCGTCTGGACGATCGGCCAGGGGCACCTGACTACGGCCGCGGCCGGTCAGCAGGACCCGCTCCTGCAAGCGCTGTACGGCGCCATGCAGTAGCGCGCCGCGTCTCGCGGCACACGCCGGCGCCCGCCGGCGGGCGTGGACGACCCGGAGCGATCGGCGTCGTCCGCGTCCGCCGGCGGGCGTGTTAGGCCCCTAACGCGACGAATCTCGCGCGTGCGTGACCTGGGCCACACACCGCGGGAGCTCGCATGACAATCAAGGCCGCGATCGGGTAAGACTTCGTGACCCACCCGTCACGATGGCACGTGCGTCGCCAAGGCGCCGCACGCGAGCCGCCTGCGGTCGCCGGCTCCTCCGGAGTCTGTCGACAGTCGACCGCGTCGAACCCCCGGAGGAAAGGCGTGCATCACCGTATCAGCAGAGCAGCCGTAGCCGTGCGTGCGATCGTCACCACCATCTCCTCGGCGCTCGTTCTCGCGGCGCTGGCGTGCAGCAGCGATACGGACGCGTCGCGCGTGCTCGAGCCGTCGTCGCCGCGTCTCGCGACCGGCACCGTTCAGGCGCCGTCGGCGCCGCAGAGCGTGACGGCGACGGCCGGCAACACGTCGGCCACGGTGACGTGGCAGGCGCCCGCGAGCTCGGGCACGTACGCCATCGAGTACTACCGCGTCGTGGCGTCGCCGAGCGGCAAGGCGCTGTTCGTCGCGGCGTCGCAGCTCAAGACGACGATGACGGGGCTGACCAACGGCACGACGTACACGTTCGTCGTGTACGCGGTCACGGTCCACGACGCCGCCGGCACCCGCTACTGGAGCCCCGCCTCGGCGCCGTCGAACGCGGTGACGCCGCCGGGCACGACGACGACGAACCAGGCGCCCACCGCATCGATCTCGGCGCCGACGAGCGGCGCGACATACACGCAGGGCGCGAGCGTGACGTTCACCGGCGCCGGCACGGATCCGGAGGACGGCGCGCTCTCCGGTGCGTCGCTCGTCTGGACGAGCTCCATCAACGGCCAGATCGGCACCGGCACGTCGTTCAGCACCACGACGCTCTCCGCCGGCACGCACACCATCACGCTCACCGCGACCGACTCGAAGGGCGCGAAGGGGACGGTCACGCGCTCGATCACGATCAACGCGCCGACGCCGCCGCCGACCACGAGCTCGCGCTGGCTGACGGGCTACTACGTCGGCTATCAGCGCTCGCTGTATCCCGAGACGAGCGTCGACTTCACGTACATGACGCACATCGTCGTGGGCGCGGCGCTGCCGACCGGAACGGGCGCGGGGCTCGACACGGCGTTCTTCATCGACAACGTCAACGGCCCGCGCATGGCCCGCAATCTCACGGCGCGCGCGCACTCCTTCGGCCGCAAGGCGATCATGATGCTCGGCGGCGCGGGCTGGCACAATCAGCTCGTCACCGCGACGAACTCGACGTACCGCGCGGCGTTCGTGTCGAACCTCGTGAAGGCGATGAACGCGTTCGGCTTCGACGGCATCGACGTCGACTGGGAGCCGATCAACACCGCCGACAAGCCCGTCGTGCTGCAGTTCCTGAAGGATCTGCGCGCGGCGAAGCCCGGGCTCATCATCACGTTCCCCGCGGGCTGGGTGAACACGAACTTCGGCGCCGACGCGTGG
This DNA window, taken from Gemmatirosa kalamazoonensis, encodes the following:
- a CDS encoding response regulator — encoded protein: MSPVDRIRVVVADDHPLVREGLRTFLTEREVQVVGEAADGAEAVRLALALRPDVVLMDLRMPALDGIEATRRLRSAGAPCRVVILTSYGEEERAADAVRAGAVGYLLKDVARRELLQAVRDAAVGRATLHPVAREQLRRDRLGRRPPEAKRAPMPTLTRREREVLALVASGESNKRIAGTLGLSEGTVKGYVSAAYEKIGARDRAQAVLWAVRNGLAS
- a CDS encoding glycosyl hydrolase family 18 protein, yielding MRAIVTTISSALVLAALACSSDTDASRVLEPSSPRLATGTVQAPSAPQSVTATAGNTSATVTWQAPASSGTYAIEYYRVVASPSGKALFVAASQLKTTMTGLTNGTTYTFVVYAVTVHDAAGTRYWSPASAPSNAVTPPGTTTTNQAPTASISAPTSGATYTQGASVTFTGAGTDPEDGALSGASLVWTSSINGQIGTGTSFSTTTLSAGTHTITLTATDSKGAKGTVTRSITINAPTPPPTTSSRWLTGYYVGYQRSLYPETSVDFTYMTHIVVGAALPTGTGAGLDTAFFIDNVNGPRMARNLTARAHSFGRKAIMMLGGAGWHNQLVTATNSTYRAAFVSNLVKAMNAFGFDGIDVDWEPINTADKPVVLQFLKDLRAAKPGLIITFPAGWVNTNFGADAWYAQVAPLVDQFNLMTYQMADNWGGWVSWHQGALTGHAGNHPSSIAGSASAYVSAGVPASKIGIGAGTYGSCWQGVSTMYATIDNTPASVTASDNAMSYANIMSSYYNSTAYKWDAAAQAGYLSFAVPTGPQQCTLVSYEDPRSLTAKGSYVKSQGLGGAIVWTVQQGHVPTAAAGQQDPLLQALYTSMQ
- a CDS encoding MarR family winged helix-turn-helix transcriptional regulator — translated: MTATPRRLSEPDVGAHERDALKLWVVLSRAHAAITDRASEHIAQYGMTLAEFGVLEALYHKGPLLLGEVQRKLLVSSGGVTYLVDRLERRGFVRRDACLEDRRARYAVLTDEGTAFVRRVFPEHAAAIREAVAGLDGEEQLVATRLIRKLGLAAAGRADGYATEGTNAGDATEG
- a CDS encoding glycosyl hydrolase family 18 protein, coding for MSHRARAAAVATVVRFVPLVLLAGALACSTDQRSITAPSDAARLDKNKRNLPSAPQSVQATAGDAQATVAWQPPRSTGTSALVSYTVTSSPGGITATVAASATTATVAGLTNGTTYTFTVVATNASGSGPASSPSNAVTPKAATAPNASPTATISAPTSGASVAQGASVTFTGAGSDPEDGALSGASLVWTSSINGQIGTGTSFSTTTLSAGTHTITLTATDSKGAKGSATVTITVTASAPAPSARWVSGYYVGYQRSLYPETSVDFTYMTHVIVGAAEPTGSGAGLDTTFFIDNTNGPKMARNLTARAHSFGRKAIMMLGGAGWHNQLVTATNSTYRAAFVSNLVKAMNAFGFDGIDVDWEPVNSADEPQALQFLKDLRAAKPGIIITFPVGWVNANFGLSDTFAAQIAPYVDQINVMSYQMADNWGGWLSWHSAALYGEAANHPSSVSSSVRAYVAVGVPAAKLGVGIGAYGSCWSGTNAVLQTLGSTAGVVASDNVMSYANIMSSYYSSTAYKWDATAQMGYLSFASATGPQGCTMVSYEDPQSVSAKGAYAKSQGLGGAIVWTIGQGHLTTAAAGQQDPLLQALYGAMQ